From the Nematostella vectensis chromosome 7, jaNemVect1.1, whole genome shotgun sequence genome, the window ACAGAATTGAAATTGTGTTTTGTTAATGGTTTAACAAGAGTTTCGagaacatttttattattccgcCCCATTACCGAAAAAAAAGCAGACATGAGAGGGGGTTATCAGTGGGTTTTTTTCCTGCGCTGTCTATTTAAGGGCGTCACCCTTTTCGAAATGCAATCATTTCCTCAGGGCTGTAAACAAGAGATTCACTCGATTAGAATCACACGTGGTAACCCTTGCGAGGAGCGTGGCCCATCTCTCATCGGAGCTGCGATCCCAGGCGGCCATCAGCGAAGACCTGGACGAGATGAGGAAGGAGCTGCAACAGTTAAGGGCGTGGCAAGAGGAAGAGGTACACACTCGACCGGGAGGGGTACAGCAGTCCCTACAATATGCGTCGAACCTCAAACGAGTCATCAAGCTTCGGAGGTAGGAATTATGATATATGATCTCACGATCTGATTGGGTAATAACTATTTTATATGTAAGTTCATAATCCGGAACTAGCAGGggaaagatatttaaaaagataaTTCGCACAATTTAGGAACATCTCCCCTTTCCCATCGCATTTGTATTTAGAGAGCGTACAACATAGAACATTGGAATTTAAGGATTTTCGGTGGGAGCATATAATAACTTTGTGTATTTATACTGGTTGTAAAGATATTGTGCCAAGAAATAAttgattgttttttctttaaggTTTTTCGGCGAAGAGCCTCCGTTGTTAGTCATGTTTCTGAAGAAACTTGGATACGAGGTCTGTATATTATGATTCTACACAAGTTTCACTGTTTAACGAATCAAGTAATAAAATCTAGTAAAGTAGCTTTCTCTTTTTATTGACTTTCTTCAGCCTTATAGCTTAAAAGGAATACACTCATCGTGAAATAGTTCATTTATCGAAATCGTTCATTGTTTGCAGAGGTTCGCGCCCAATTTCGCCGCCGAACAGATCGGTGTCCTTGAGCTGCCTTATCTCTCAGAGGAGCGGTTACAAGGCCTGGGGATTCCCCTCGGACCACGCCTTCGAATCGTCGAGGAAGCTACAAAAATGCTCACGTGATACAGGCGTAACACTACGCAGTTGTACACTGGCATGATCCTACCCAGATGCGCACGTGATACCGGCGTGACCCTTTTCTGATGCATTTTCTGATTTAACACAAGCGTGACCCAGCAACCCAAAATAGAACACTATCATACGAATGCATTAGTTAATCTTTGATGTGTTTGTGGATGTCTAACGTTTATGCAGACGCTTCCAATGAATCATTGTTTCTGTTTTATAAATAAACGTTTTTGTTGAAAAGGAAACACTAAACTGTACATAAAGATAAATATATTACACTTATAGCATTTAATGTCATATATTCATAGTTAAcgaaataaaatgtttattttttattgtttccaTCACGTTACATATCATCATATACCCTTTAGATCAACCCCCTCCCGATCGCCCTCCACACTTGGGACATTATCATTTTGCTGAAGTAAGTATAGCATTGCGATATAATCATTTGTggttacatttttattttaaaaagggtGTGGTCTCATGGCGGACATTAGACTAAGACCCTTTCCAGGAAGAAGGCTCAGTCCAAaaaggggattttttttttgttcaagaAAGCACGGGGCCGGACAAAAGGGATGCTCTTCTCCCTCCTGCTCACTCGCCGTCCGGATTAGTTGGCGATGGAAAGTGTTTCGGACAGTCCGAGCACGTTGGCATGTAGAAGTCCTGCGGAGTGGTGTAATGGCACACGTTGGGCGTGGAACATCTTGGTTTGGGACGGGTGAGACAATCCCACGCAGGAAAACCATTAGCTCCATTCACGTCCTGTGGGTTCTTCATCCACTCAATAACCTGATAATAAATTATAGCTGAACAATCACCGGTTGCGAAACAGACAGGACGCGAAAAGGATTGAGATGAAATTTCCGTTTTCGTCTTCAGGCCTGGTGTTTTCACATTTCTTGTGCTCGTGGATGTAAAAGCGTGGAATCTGGGTCGAGGGTTGCCTGTAAAGTCACGTTCTTTACACACACTCAGGGAGCACATAGAAGCCCGAGAGCTTACAATTGAATATTGTTTTGAGGGTCTCTAGgtacatacaacacaggtCCATCACGAGGAGCACATACAACACAGCTAGCCCATCATACATCACGGGTAGCCCAGAGCATACAACATAGGAAGCCCATCACCTTAATACAACCAACACATGTAGCCCATCACCATGAGCATacaacacaggaagcccatcaCTTATACAAACATCACATGTAGCCCATCACCATGAGCATACAACACAGGtggcccatcactaggagcatACAACACAGGTGGACCATCATTGGTAGCATACAACAAAGGTGGCCCGTCACTAGGATCATACAACACAGGtggcccatcactaggagcatACAACACAGGtggcccatcactaggagcatACAACACAGGtggcccatcactaggagcatACAACGCAGGTGGATATCATTAGCAGCATACAACAAATGTGGCCAAGATTTGATTCAGATTTGAACACATGTAGGCAAGGCTCGGGGATCTAGTTACTCCTGGTAGATACAAAAGAAGTTACCTGCGAAACTGTCAGCACCCAAACATCATCCCTTGAAGCGACCAGAGTCAAGAACTTCCTCAGCGCCTCCATGTGACCTGTGCTCTGCGAGAACCAGGCCGAGTGAGCGTGCAGTCCGAATGGAGCTTTGTTACTATGGTAATGGTACTGAAAGTTTAACAGCATtgtctaaaaacaaaaaaaaatcatgccgTTACTGTACTCGTAGGATGTCTGCTGTCGTTTAACTGTTTAATATGCCTCATTCGTATACAAGCCATAACACATATGACTATAATATAGTGCGAACTAAATATTTTTGGGTCTGGTTAACCACTAACTGCTAACTGTGGGGAACCTCAGAAGTCACGAATTAGATGTAGATATTTTTCCCCAAATGTCAATCTCTCCAAGGGAACAAATAAAGATTTAGTTATTGGCCACTTTACATACCTCATACCATTGTGTACTGTTACCAGTTGGGTTGCATGCATCCATCATTGCACCACAGACATTCCCATTGCCGTCCATTAGATCAATATTCGGGACCACCCAGAGGCCGGGATAGGACATAACCGGACACTTTCCAACCGGACAGTCCTGTATAGAGCGGTAGTCTAACGTATAGGGGTACATCGGTGGGTTATAGTATCGCCCAGTGGGCCATGACAGATCATATGTGAAGTTGTTCGTGTATAATGCCTGGTATTGGTGCTCGGTAATTTCCAAGAAAGGCGCTCGGAAGCCTTTGATTGTGCTGGAAGGTAGACCTGTAAGCCTGGAATGGACGGAAATAGATTTTAATTGTCATTTCAATTTTTAGCGCCAGCGAAACAAAGCCGGAAAAAGCAAGGTATTGTCACCAATTTACTTCCGGAGAACAGACGGAAACCTCGGCCGTtaagagacaaaaaaaatatataagaatTCGAGCTATTTAACAGGTCATCCGCTCTCaactatcaatcacatcctcaaagaaacttcctaTAGACACACTAGCTGCTTTCAcaatttggattttttttttcgcgttcTCCGTTAAATATATTCGAAGAATCCTAACGAAAATCATAACAGTTCAACAGTGTGATATTCCTGCTGGGGAacccatcccccctccccctcttcccacccccccccccccccccccagaaaaaaatgtttattctCGGAAGGTAAAGGAAAAAcgccatttttcttttttaaggttaaaaaaaactctgcGTTGTGTCGACtttcatttttaaaatcaatatttaaaaagcaacCGATAATCACACTTTCCGTATCTTTGTTCAGTTTGTAAATTTTTGTCAATAATTGCAATCGGGAAAATCGGGCACTACATAAACACATACCCTTCAAGAAGTGTCACACAAGCGTTGCGTGACATATTTTCTATTTGTCGTGTCATATGACTAGGCCTGGGGAAACCAATGTAATTATTCCCTATGCACATCGCAAAAGCGATTAATTTCAGAGAAATTATTAAGGAAAATCACCAAAAGAAATAAGAGTATATCTCCAACCCCATTAGGGTATTCCGGCGTCTATTTAGACACTTTCCTAGAATCGAGTATAGCAATGACGTTTCCCCCAGAGTAATCTTCCAGATCTTCCGGCTTGAAAATACAGGCAGTTTTACCGTTGAAGGAAAATTGCTGCCTGGCGGATGGACTGTTTGAGCGGTGAAAAGAAATTTCATGGAACTTCAGATCTATAACCATTCTGCGGTAAGTTTTGCTTCGTTACCAAAATATATTCTTAC encodes:
- the LOC5502520 gene encoding chitin deacetylase 8, which codes for MSQRLLTAFLFLATVPGFQGKSYSNVAEKCDLEKCQPPNCRCSDDFQPPGGLSPALTPQIIMITFDDDITVINYEQYKDAVKGFTNPNGCPITATFFISHNYTNYYLAEKLHSEGHELADHTVTHRTPTTYWEDATYEEWESEITGEREILHKLTGLPSSTIKGFRAPFLEITEHQYQALYTNNFTYDLSWPTGRYYNPPMYPYTLDYRSIQDCPVGKCPVMSYPGLWVVPNIDLMDGNGNVCGAMMDACNPTGNSTQWYETMLLNFQYHYHSNKAPFGLHAHSAWFSQSTGHMEALRKFLTLVASRDDVWVLTVSQVIEWMKNPQDVNGANGFPAWDCLTRPKPRCSTPNVCHYTTPQDFYMPTCSDCPKHFPSPTNPDGE